In Sporomusaceae bacterium, the following proteins share a genomic window:
- a CDS encoding rhomboid family intramembrane serine protease, with the protein MNGENREPAVWSPPEERPILITPDMLVPVRPKDSRVPFEKGMSYFPVLITLLILVNIAVYLWEVATGALVSRESVIAAGALYRDNVLAGEAWRLVSAAFLHGGFDHILGNTVFLYILGLAAEHAFGLAKTAAIYLFAAVCGSLLSLAMQPGPGVGASGAIFGLMGALAVLFYRRRADFYLRDRGIGAFIGALALLQIFLGFSDPFIDNWAHLGGFLGGALAALILRPALGEESRTFPGAARALLLAAFVLFAGGWLFLGGYLAAVEAHAWLYLGNKQDAVAAATDALARNPANSHMYYLRGTVLLDAGQPDAGLRDLARYLETNGNSHRAWFAVGHAYYERGQYPEALAHYSRAVDLAPDDVHYLNSRGYANILAGRYAAARADFTAILEIDDKFAPAWGNLGLVHAYEGEYSIAIGKLEQAYRLDKSQAALKYLIAGLRAELLGQRPQAIENYGRFTGEVAQERANWLAEITFAETRARTLRSLGK; encoded by the coding sequence ATGAACGGCGAAAACCGTGAACCCGCCGTCTGGTCCCCGCCCGAAGAGCGGCCCATCCTCATCACCCCCGACATGCTCGTCCCCGTCCGCCCCAAAGACAGCCGCGTCCCCTTCGAAAAAGGCATGTCCTACTTCCCTGTCCTCATCACCCTCCTCATCCTCGTCAACATCGCCGTCTACCTGTGGGAAGTCGCCACCGGCGCCCTCGTCAGCCGAGAATCCGTCATCGCCGCCGGCGCCCTCTACCGGGACAACGTGCTGGCCGGCGAAGCGTGGCGCCTCGTCAGCGCCGCCTTCCTCCACGGCGGCTTCGACCACATCCTCGGCAACACCGTCTTCCTGTACATCCTCGGCCTGGCCGCCGAGCACGCCTTCGGCCTGGCCAAAACGGCCGCCATATACCTGTTCGCCGCCGTCTGCGGCTCGCTCCTCAGTCTCGCCATGCAGCCGGGGCCGGGCGTCGGCGCCTCGGGAGCCATCTTCGGCCTCATGGGAGCGCTGGCCGTCCTCTTCTACCGGCGGCGGGCCGACTTCTACCTCCGCGACCGCGGCATCGGCGCCTTCATCGGCGCCCTCGCCCTCCTCCAGATCTTCTTGGGCTTCTCCGACCCCTTTATCGACAACTGGGCCCACCTCGGCGGCTTCCTCGGCGGCGCGCTTGCCGCCCTCATCCTCCGTCCCGCCCTCGGCGAGGAAAGCCGCACATTCCCCGGGGCGGCCAGAGCCCTGCTCCTCGCCGCTTTCGTACTCTTCGCCGGCGGCTGGCTCTTCCTCGGCGGCTACCTCGCCGCCGTCGAAGCCCACGCCTGGCTCTACCTCGGCAATAAACAGGACGCCGTCGCCGCCGCCACCGACGCTCTCGCAAGGAACCCCGCCAACAGCCACATGTACTACCTGCGGGGCACCGTCCTCCTCGACGCCGGCCAGCCCGACGCCGGTCTCCGCGACCTCGCCCGCTACCTCGAAACAAACGGCAACAGCCACCGGGCGTGGTTCGCCGTAGGCCACGCCTACTACGAGCGCGGCCAGTACCCCGAAGCCCTCGCCCACTACAGCCGCGCCGTCGACCTCGCCCCCGACGACGTCCACTACCTCAACAGCCGCGGCTACGCCAACATCCTCGCCGGCCGCTACGCCGCCGCCCGCGCCGACTTCACCGCCATACTCGAAATCGACGACAAATTCGCCCCCGCCTGGGGCAACCTCGGCCTCGTCCACGCCTACGAAGGCGAATACTCCATCGCCATCGGCAAGCTAGAGCAGGCCTACCGCCTGGACAAATCCCAGGCGGCGCTCAAATACCTCATCGCCGGCCTCCGCGCCGAACTGCTCGGCCAGCGTCCCCAAGCCATCGAAAACTACGGCCGCTTCACCGGCGAAGTCGCCCAAGAACGCGCTAACTGGCTCGCCGAAATCACCTTCGCCGAAACCCGCGCCCGCACCCTCCGCAGCCTCGGGAAATAG
- a CDS encoding alcohol dehydrogenase catalytic domain-containing protein → MRCLYFDGQLKYRDDCPVPTPAPGEALVRVLYAGVCNTDREILAGYKGFTGILGHEFVGVVEAGEGWAGKRVVADINLGCGVCPRCREGLANHCLSRRVLGITAKDGAFAEYLTLPVANLHEVPLGVSDLAAVFAEPLAAALEICDQCHIRPSERVAVLGDGKLGQLIAQVLSLTGCDLTVIGKHPAKLALLAGRAATVTADEAAALAPFDTVVECTGSPGGLACAQAVVKPRGRIVLKSTFAAAALLSSTLWVVKEFTLVGSRCGPTAAALRLLARRLVDVEPLVGGIFRLADGSAAFAPPGGLKAIFDCRAT, encoded by the coding sequence ATGCGCTGCCTCTACTTCGACGGCCAGCTCAAATACCGCGACGACTGCCCCGTTCCGACGCCCGCCCCCGGCGAAGCCCTCGTCAGGGTGCTCTACGCCGGCGTCTGCAACACCGACCGCGAAATCCTCGCCGGCTACAAAGGCTTCACCGGCATCCTCGGCCACGAATTCGTCGGCGTAGTGGAAGCAGGGGAGGGGTGGGCAGGCAAAAGAGTCGTCGCCGACATCAACCTCGGCTGCGGCGTCTGCCCCCGCTGCCGCGAAGGTCTCGCCAACCACTGCCTCAGCCGCCGCGTCCTCGGCATCACCGCCAAAGACGGCGCCTTCGCCGAATACCTCACCCTGCCGGTCGCCAACCTCCACGAGGTGCCGCTCGGCGTGAGCGACCTCGCCGCCGTCTTCGCCGAGCCGCTGGCCGCCGCCCTCGAAATCTGCGACCAGTGCCACATCAGGCCGTCCGAGCGCGTCGCCGTCCTCGGCGACGGCAAACTCGGCCAACTGATCGCCCAGGTGCTCAGCCTCACCGGCTGCGACCTTACCGTCATCGGCAAGCACCCCGCCAAGCTCGCCCTCCTCGCCGGCCGGGCGGCCACGGTCACGGCGGACGAGGCCGCCGCCCTCGCCCCCTTCGACACCGTCGTCGAATGCACCGGCAGCCCCGGCGGCCTCGCCTGCGCCCAGGCTGTCGTCAAGCCCCGCGGCCGCATCGTCCTCAAAAGCACCTTCGCCGCCGCCGCCCTCCTGTCGTCCACGCTGTGGGTCGTCAAAGAATTCACCCTCGTCGGCTCCCGCTGCGGGCCGACGGCCGCCGCCCTCCGCCTGCTGGCCAGGCGCCTCGTCGACGTCGAGCCGCTCGTCGGCGGCATCTTCCGCCTGGCCGACGGTTCGGCCGCTTTCGCCCCTCCGGGCGGCCTGAAAGCCATTTTCGACTGCCGCGCCACCTGA
- a CDS encoding glutathionylspermidine synthase family protein, with amino-acid sequence MDYAAVREEIYRPLRAEGIFTWDWLYGQEYALAVPYAIGDRELADLRAATAVLGRVFARTVGVVQAGPAELLAELGIPVAAHDAVRLAVLPDAATLIGRFDFARTPAGWKLLEFNSDTPGGVVEAFHVNGRVCARHNAADPNAGLAAMLPAAFRAAADTYRALGYAADRVAFSALDWHAEDAGTARYLLKISGLAGRFVPLKDLRVQDDSLCALIDGDLAPIDLWYRLHPFGLLAADRDDDGYPTGAHVLSLIARRRLAAINPPGALIAQSKALQALVWALCEAGGFFTAAEQDAIAAHMLPTYYENRFAGRCPHVAKPVLGREGGGITICAADGAVIDRDRETHYWDQPMIYQQYQDLETVELPTLAGPKAGRLVWGSFIVNGAPSAVAARLGGLITDDMAYFVPVRRA; translated from the coding sequence ATGGACTACGCGGCCGTCCGGGAAGAAATCTACCGGCCCCTCAGGGCCGAGGGCATTTTCACCTGGGACTGGCTCTACGGCCAGGAATACGCCCTCGCCGTGCCCTACGCCATCGGCGACCGCGAACTGGCCGACCTCCGCGCCGCCACCGCCGTCCTCGGGCGCGTTTTCGCCCGCACCGTCGGCGTCGTCCAGGCCGGCCCGGCCGAACTGCTCGCCGAGCTCGGCATCCCCGTAGCCGCCCATGACGCCGTGCGCCTGGCCGTCCTCCCCGACGCCGCCACCCTCATCGGCCGGTTCGACTTCGCCCGCACCCCGGCCGGCTGGAAACTGCTCGAATTCAACAGCGACACCCCCGGCGGCGTCGTCGAAGCCTTCCACGTCAACGGCCGCGTCTGCGCCCGCCACAACGCCGCCGACCCCAACGCCGGCCTCGCAGCCATGCTGCCCGCCGCCTTCCGCGCGGCGGCCGACACCTACCGCGCCCTCGGCTACGCAGCCGACCGCGTCGCCTTCAGCGCCCTCGACTGGCACGCCGAAGACGCCGGCACCGCCCGTTACCTGCTCAAAATCTCCGGCCTCGCCGGCCGTTTTGTCCCCCTCAAAGACCTGCGTGTCCAGGACGACAGCCTCTGCGCCCTCATTGATGGCGACCTCGCCCCCATCGACCTCTGGTACCGGCTCCACCCCTTCGGCCTCCTCGCCGCCGACCGCGACGACGACGGCTACCCCACCGGCGCCCACGTCCTCAGCCTCATCGCCCGCAGGCGGCTGGCCGCCATCAACCCCCCCGGCGCTCTCATCGCCCAGAGCAAAGCACTCCAGGCACTCGTATGGGCGCTCTGCGAAGCAGGCGGCTTCTTCACCGCCGCCGAACAGGACGCCATCGCCGCCCACATGCTGCCCACCTACTACGAAAACCGCTTCGCCGGCCGCTGTCCCCATGTCGCCAAACCCGTGCTCGGCCGCGAAGGCGGCGGCATAACCATCTGCGCCGCAGACGGCGCCGTCATCGACCGCGACCGCGAGACCCACTACTGGGACCAGCCCATGATCTACCAGCAGTACCAGGACCTCGAAACAGTAGAGTTGCCCACCCTCGCCGGCCCGAAAGCCGGACGCCTCGTCTGGGGCTCCTTCATCGTCAACGGCGCGCCGTCCGCTGTCGCCGCCCGCCTCGGCGGGCTGATAACCGACGACATGGCATACTTCGTTCCCGTCCGTCGCGCTTAA
- a CDS encoding alanine racemase: MNINDLATPSFLLDLDAFEANLRAMAAMCEQTGVQLWPMVKTHKSTAIARRQKDAGAAGFLTGTLDEAEQLAAAGFTDLMLAYPVAGRANVGRALALARQARVTFSLDGVAAARALAAAQPADGPYLDYLIIIDSGLHRFGVPPAQAAELAAALSGYKKLRLRGVATHPGQVYGANGRDGVAAAAADEIAALTQARDVLLSHGYPVDIVATGSTPTASLAAASGVVTALRPGNYVFYDNTQVALGVVPQERCALAVLATILSRPRPDTFIIDAGSKCLGLDKGAHGSSLLAGFGLVAGHPGLTVAGLSEEVGRVAITGDTSLAVGDKIAVIPNHACAAANMTSWLVGHRQGQTECALAVDMRGNVRLRPPLA; this comes from the coding sequence ATGAACATCAACGACCTCGCCACCCCGAGTTTTCTGCTCGACCTCGACGCCTTCGAGGCCAACCTCCGCGCCATGGCCGCCATGTGTGAACAGACGGGGGTTCAGCTTTGGCCGATGGTCAAAACCCATAAAAGCACCGCCATCGCCCGCCGCCAGAAGGACGCGGGCGCGGCCGGCTTCCTGACCGGCACGCTCGACGAAGCCGAGCAGCTTGCCGCCGCCGGCTTCACCGACCTCATGCTCGCCTACCCGGTCGCCGGGCGCGCGAACGTAGGCCGCGCGCTCGCCCTGGCCCGCCAGGCCCGCGTCACCTTCAGCCTCGACGGCGTCGCCGCCGCCCGCGCCCTGGCGGCCGCCCAGCCCGCCGACGGCCCCTACCTCGACTACCTCATCATCATCGACAGCGGCCTGCACCGCTTCGGCGTGCCGCCCGCGCAGGCGGCCGAACTCGCCGCCGCCCTGTCCGGCTATAAAAAGCTCAGGCTGAGAGGCGTGGCCACCCATCCCGGCCAGGTATACGGCGCCAACGGCAGAGACGGCGTCGCCGCTGCCGCCGCGGACGAAATCGCCGCCCTCACCCAGGCCAGGGATGTCCTCCTCTCCCACGGCTATCCCGTAGACATCGTCGCCACCGGCAGCACCCCGACCGCTTCCCTGGCCGCCGCCAGCGGCGTCGTCACCGCCCTCCGGCCCGGCAACTACGTCTTCTACGACAACACCCAGGTCGCGCTCGGCGTCGTCCCCCAAGAGCGCTGCGCCCTCGCCGTCCTCGCCACTATCCTGTCGCGGCCCCGTCCCGACACCTTCATCATCGACGCCGGCAGCAAATGCCTCGGCCTCGACAAAGGAGCCCACGGCAGCTCGCTGCTTGCCGGCTTCGGCCTCGTCGCCGGCCACCCCGGACTCACCGTCGCCGGCCTGTCGGAGGAAGTCGGCCGCGTCGCCATAACCGGCGACACCAGCCTTGCCGTCGGCGACAAAATCGCCGTTATCCCCAACCACGCCTGCGCCGCCGCCAACATGACAAGCTGGCTCGTCGGCCACCGGCAGGGTCAAACGGAATGCGCCCTCGCGGTCGACATGCGCGGCAACGTCCGCCTGCGGCCGCCCCTGGCGTAA